From Geomonas agri, one genomic window encodes:
- the rseP gene encoding RIP metalloprotease RseP: MSIFWAIIALGALIFIHELGHFLFAKTFKVGVEKFSLGFGPKLLSKQVGETEYLLSALPLGGYVKMVGEGEDVEVSEEDRKRSFADKPVLQRIVIVAAGPIFNLLFAYVIFIVIYMFLGVPAVTTKVGEVLPDKPAARAGIKTGDAIKSVNGRPVTRWDEFAKIIFDGKAVPVQLEVQRGTSLLKFTMVPETTTSKNLLGEKVIRPVIGVVAAGETVTDHFPPGEAIVKGSAQCWNVIELTVLSLVRLVERAIPLDNIGGPIMIVKMAGEQAAAGGVSFLAFVALLSVNLGVLNLLPVPILDGGHLAFFFIELVTGKPLSKRTREIAQQVGLVLLISLMMLAFYNDIARMIASKA; the protein is encoded by the coding sequence ATGAGCATATTCTGGGCCATCATCGCCCTCGGGGCGCTGATCTTCATTCATGAGCTGGGGCACTTCCTGTTTGCCAAAACGTTCAAAGTCGGGGTCGAGAAATTCTCCCTTGGCTTTGGTCCTAAGCTGCTCAGCAAACAGGTGGGCGAGACCGAGTACCTGCTTTCCGCGCTCCCCTTGGGGGGCTACGTCAAGATGGTAGGGGAGGGGGAGGACGTCGAGGTCTCCGAAGAGGACCGCAAGCGCTCCTTCGCCGACAAGCCGGTGCTGCAGCGCATCGTCATCGTCGCGGCCGGGCCGATCTTCAACCTCCTGTTCGCCTACGTCATCTTCATCGTTATCTACATGTTCCTCGGTGTTCCCGCCGTCACCACCAAAGTGGGCGAGGTGCTCCCGGACAAGCCGGCGGCACGTGCCGGGATCAAAACCGGCGACGCCATCAAGAGCGTGAACGGCAGGCCGGTGACCCGCTGGGACGAGTTCGCCAAGATCATCTTCGATGGCAAGGCCGTGCCGGTGCAGCTCGAGGTGCAGCGCGGCACCTCGCTGCTCAAGTTCACCATGGTGCCGGAGACGACCACCAGCAAGAACCTCCTCGGTGAGAAGGTTATCCGGCCCGTGATCGGCGTGGTCGCCGCCGGCGAGACCGTCACCGACCATTTCCCCCCCGGTGAGGCCATCGTCAAGGGGAGCGCCCAGTGCTGGAACGTGATCGAACTGACTGTGCTCTCTTTGGTGCGCCTGGTGGAGCGGGCCATCCCGCTGGACAACATCGGCGGGCCGATCATGATCGTCAAGATGGCCGGTGAACAGGCTGCGGCGGGCGGAGTGAGCTTCCTCGCTTTCGTGGCGCTGTTGTCGGTGAACCTGGGTGTGCTGAACCTTTTGCCGGTGCCGATCCTGGACGGCGGACACCTGGCCTTCTTCTTCATCGAGCTGGTCACGGGGAAGCCGCTTTCCAAGCGGACGCGCGAGATCGCACAGCAGGTGGGACTCGTCCTCCTGATCAGCCTCATGATGCTTGCCTTCTACAACGACATCGCGCGCATGATCGCGAGCAAGGCGTAA
- a CDS encoding 1-deoxy-D-xylulose-5-phosphate reductoisomerase: MKNLTILGSTGSIGVSTLEVVAAHPDKFRVVALTAGSNLELLKQQIETFKPDLVSVLTADKAKALSRSLGGKKPQIMHGVEGLIAAATAADTTMVVAAIVGAAGLVPTAAAIMAGKDVALANKETLVTAGHLIMKMVRDKGVRLYPVDSEHCAVFQSMAGHRTEDIAKVILTASGGPFLNWGKEKLAGATVADALNHPNWSMGKKITVDSASMMNKGLEVIEARWLFDIPVERIAVNIHPQSIVHSMVEYVDGSVMAQLGVPDMKGPIAYALTYPGRVASGVKPLDLTALSGLTFFNPDTDRFPALKLAYDAVQAGESMPAVMNAANEIAVESFLSGRIGFMAISQTIAKVMDLHTPRSLHSIEEVLEADRWGRRTAKEVLGTT; this comes from the coding sequence CGCGTGGTGGCGCTTACCGCGGGGTCCAACCTGGAACTTCTGAAGCAGCAGATCGAAACCTTTAAGCCCGACCTCGTCTCGGTGCTGACCGCCGACAAGGCCAAGGCGCTGAGCCGCTCCCTGGGCGGTAAAAAACCCCAGATCATGCACGGCGTAGAAGGGCTGATCGCGGCCGCCACCGCCGCCGACACCACCATGGTGGTAGCTGCTATCGTCGGCGCCGCAGGTCTCGTCCCGACCGCTGCGGCCATCATGGCTGGCAAGGACGTTGCCCTGGCCAACAAGGAGACCCTGGTCACAGCCGGGCACCTGATCATGAAGATGGTGCGCGATAAGGGCGTGCGCCTGTACCCGGTCGACTCCGAGCACTGCGCCGTGTTCCAGTCCATGGCCGGCCATCGCACCGAAGACATCGCCAAGGTCATCCTGACCGCCTCGGGGGGGCCGTTCCTGAACTGGGGCAAGGAGAAACTTGCCGGCGCCACCGTGGCCGACGCGCTGAACCACCCCAACTGGAGCATGGGGAAAAAGATCACGGTGGATTCCGCCAGCATGATGAACAAGGGGCTCGAGGTGATTGAAGCCCGCTGGCTCTTCGACATCCCGGTTGAGCGGATCGCGGTCAACATCCACCCCCAGAGCATCGTGCACTCCATGGTCGAGTACGTCGACGGCAGCGTCATGGCGCAACTGGGCGTGCCCGACATGAAGGGGCCGATCGCCTACGCGCTCACCTATCCCGGGCGCGTTGCCTCCGGGGTGAAGCCGCTCGATCTCACCGCGCTGTCGGGGCTCACCTTCTTCAATCCCGATACCGACCGTTTCCCTGCGCTGAAGCTCGCTTACGACGCGGTGCAGGCCGGGGAGAGCATGCCGGCGGTTATGAACGCCGCCAATGAGATTGCAGTGGAGAGTTTTCTCTCCGGCCGGATTGGCTTCATGGCCATCTCCCAGACCATTGCCAAGGTGATGGACCTGCATACCCCGCGCTCCCTGCACTCCATCGAGGAGGTGCTGGAAGCCGACCGCTGGGGGAGAAGGACCGCGAAAGAAGTACTCGGCACCACTTAA